The following proteins come from a genomic window of Meleagris gallopavo isolate NT-WF06-2002-E0010 breed Aviagen turkey brand Nicholas breeding stock chromosome Z, Turkey_5.1, whole genome shotgun sequence:
- the PLPP1 gene encoding phospholipid phosphatase 1: MVVGTWKFRVTEIKCCFCNVFFSFLLAGLPFAILNSRRIPFQRGVFCSDESIRYPYKEDTISYKLLTGIIVPFSIIVIILGETLSVFYNHLHSNSFVRNNYVATIYKAIGTFIFGAAASQSLTDIAKYSIGRLRPHFLAVCQPDWAQVNCSLGYIENFPCQGDKAKINEGR; this comes from the exons ATGGTGGTTGGAACCTGGAAGTTCAGAGTCACAG AGATTAAATGTTGCTtttgtaatgtatttttttcctttttgctagCTGGCTTGCCTTTTGCAATTCTCAATTCAAGACGTATCCCCTTCCAGAGAGGAGTTTTCTGTAGTGATGAATCCATCCGGTATCCATACAAAGAGGACACCATTTCTTATAAGTTGTTAACAGGAATAATTGTTCCTTTCAGTATAATTGTT ataATCTTAGGAGAGACTCTCTCTGTCTTTTATAACCATTTGCACTCAAACTCATTTGTCAGAAATAACTACGTAGCCACTATCTACAAAGCCATTGGAACCTTCATTTTTGGAGCAGCTGCTAGCCAGTCATTGACGGACATTGCCAAGTACTCCATAGGCAGACTGCGTCCTCACTTCCTTGCGGTGTGCCAGCCTGACTGGGCACAAGTCAACTGCAGTCTGGGTTACATTGAGAACTTCCCGTGCCAAGgagacaaagcaaaaatcaatgAAGGAAGGTGA